The window ACAGGTGGGTTGGATCGACACGTTCCAAACGCTCTATTGGCATGCGGAGATGACAGAGATCCGGCAACTGAACTGCGGGAACCGGTTTTCTTTGTTCCGTTTCTCTTCGGAGGCAAGACAGTATTGGTTCAAAGGAGTGGGCGATCCCAATACGCACGAATTCGCTTTAACGAAGCTTTTGGCCCAGTACGCGCCCGAACGAACCGCTCCCACGGAGCTTTTCATTGATGACTGGAATGCATGGATCTCAAAAGAAGTTGTCGGTGTCCCCCTACGCGAAGTACATGACATCGAGGTTTGGTCGCATGCTTTGGAGGACTTGGCCTCAATCCAAATTGCAACCCAAGATCATCTGCGTCAATTCCAGCAAGCGGGGGCACGCTCACTCCGCAATCTCGACATTCTGCGGTGTTTGCCAGAGCTGATGGAAGAGTCACGCGTGGCCATGGAAGCGCAGACGTCATCACGTGCGCCCCGTCTCAGTGACGGCGACCTCCGTGAGCTATCAATGCAAATCACAACCCTTCTGAATCGCTTCGAAGATCTGCAAATCCCGAACCGACTGATCCATTGCGATCTCGGTTCGGGCAATGTGCTGATGGGAAACAACGGAGCCACCTTCCTTGATTGGGCGGAGAGCTACATCGGGGCTCCGGTTATCTCTGCAGAACTCTTGCTTGCCTCCGCGGAATGTCTTGAGCCGAGATGCGTTACGAGGCTTCGAGAAAACTACGTCGCTCGACTACATCCCGACCTTTCAGAGATCAACAGACAAGTGGTCGTCTCCATCATGCCGGTTCTAGGACCACTCGCAACCGCAGTCATCGGATGGAGACACAATCAACGGGTTCAGCGGCGAGATCGCTTTTGGCCAATCCTTCGATCACTCATGCGTCGCATCCAGTGCTCCATCGCAGAAGAACCGCCGGGAGTGAGCCGATTCACAACGGGTGCCCCTCAAGACATTCGAATGGACCACCATGCCTAGCCAAATGGTTCATGTTCTGAAGGCATATTGCCTACTGATCCGTTGGGACATCTTCATGAAGCGCCATTCCTTTCTGGAACTGTATGAAGCGATCCGCTCTTTGCCGACATCTCCCAGACCGGCGTCAACGACGGTTTCCGATTCACTCTATGACGCAGTAGAAGTCGCTTGTGCCTTGTATCCAAAACAAGTTCTCTGCCTGCAACGATCCTGCGTGCTCACTCGGATGTGTCGTTCTCGAGGCCTCGCGGCGCAGCTCACCATCGGCTCACAACGTAGGCCGTTTCGGGCCCACGCGTGGGTGACTCTTGAAGGCGAAATTATTCGGGACAGGCTCGCACAACGAGAAGCTTTCCTCATTTTGGAGGTTTGCTGATGAGTGCGATTGCCGGTATCTTTCGCAGGGATATCCGTGAACGCGTGGACGGCGACAATCTCCGCGACTTGGAGAAAGCCATCATGTTTCTCGGTCCAGACGAGGGTTCCTCTCGCGCATTGGGTCCAGTCGGGTTGATCCATCGTGCGCTCAATACACGCACCGACGCAACGGTATCTCAACCGTTCCGCAGGGGAACGGCGTGGATCGTCTTTGATGGCTATCTCTCCAATCGTGATGAACTCCTCAATCGCTTTGGCCACACATCGCGCGAAGATCCAACCGACGTCGATCTGGTTCTTTCGTGCCATGAGAAATGGGGGCTCAATGCCTTCGAGCGCATAGAGGGTGCTTTCGCCTTCTGCGTCTGGGAGATGGCGACGCAGAGGTTATTTCTTGCCCGCGATCCTATGGGAATACGACCACTCTTCCTTCGCAGTGATCCGCATCAGCATGTCTGGTGCAGTGCGCTCGAGCCTCTTGTACTCGGAGCGAACCGAACTCTGACGTTGAACTGCAAGCACGTCCACAAACTATTCACGTCGCAACCATGTCTCGACACAACATGCTACGAGGAGATTCTCGCTGTCCCTCCGGGAATGGTTGTTGCGCTTCGACCAGAGAGCGTTCCCATACGACGGCGATTCTGGAGTCTCGCCGCGACCGAACCGATCCGATTACATTCCGATGCCGACTATGAAGAGCAGTTTCGCTTACATTTGACCCGATCGGTTTCCCAATGTCTGCGGTCACGTACAACCGTTACCGCGGAGCTGAGTGGTGGTCTCGATTCCAGCACGATCGTCTGCATTGCAGACCGCATCCGCGGGAACGAGAATCAATCGCTCATCGAAACGATCTCGTATTTTGATACGGACGAACCCAGCGGCGATGAACGCCCTTACATCGCGATGGTCGAACAACAACGTGACAAGGTTGGACAGCATATCTCATTCGCAGACTTTCGCCGTCTGCACCAATCGACGGAGCTACAACCTCTCACAACCCCGTTCCAGGCCTCACCCGGAAGGTTCGCGCATAACCTGCAACGTCAATCGATCATTCACCAAGCCTTGCGTGATCTCAACAGTCGCGTACTCTTGTCCGGCCTCGGAGGAGATGAGTTTCTGGGAGGAGTCCCTTATGGAGCACCTGAAATCGCCGACCATCTTTTTGCTTATCGTTTCGTTGCCGGTGCGAAGTCGCTTCTGGCCTGGTCGATCGCGCGCCAACAGACGATCTGGTCGTGCTGGGAAGAGGTCAGCGCACTGCTCCGAGCCCAACGTCTCCCGACGTCCATGTTGGAATCCCCCGAAACAGCGTTCCCTTGGCTGCTTCAGCAACGAAGCTCAGAGACCGGAGTGTTTACCGAGTTCTCTGACTGGCCAGCCCTTACACCCAGCCAACTGACCTACGAGTGGCTGCGCTCGAAACTCGCAAGTCAATTCACAATCGCGGGGACACCGCTCTTCGGTGGTACCGAAACGCGGTACCCACTCCTGGATCTTTCGTTGTTTCGCTTTCTGGCATCGATTCCGCGAGATCAGGTCCTTCGTGCTGGTGAACGGCGACGCTTGCAGCGAAGAGCACTCCACGGCATCGTTCCAGCGGGCATTCTTACGCGCCGGACGAAGTGGTTCGGACTTCGCGAAGCACACGAGCTACTTCGCAGCGAAAGTGCGAATGAGGTTCTTGCACAGGATTGGCTGACCTCCGGGCTGTTCTTCGACATGAAGCTGCTTCGACAGGCACACAGAAACATTGTCACCGGCAATCCAGGACCGGCGCTGCCCCTTCAGATGGCAATTGCGCTCGAGCAATGGCTTCGGAAGCAGGTCGAACAAGGAACGATCGCAACACCGACTCCAAGATCGGCTTGACAGCTCTGCAATGCAGAGGGACGCAAATCCAAGAAAGGAGGACAAGACAATGAAGTCCATCAAGCCAACCATCGCAGAACTGGGCTCCGCGACTGCATCAATTCAGGCAGTCGGCGGATCCAAGGTTCAGCAGCTTGTGCAAGATGCTGGCGGCCCAGATCTGATCTGGAGCACTGGCATGTCGTACAACATTGACGAATAACCCTAGCCGGGGACACCTCTCGCGAGCGTGTCCCCACTAAAAATGCAATGGAGGAATCAGCCGATGAAATTCAACTCGCCTTCGATTTACGAGTTAGGAAACGCAACCGAGGCCATCCAATCAATCCATGGTGCAAAGACCTCCCCACTCATACCCGAGGCCTCTGGTCCCGATATCCCATGGAGTACTGGCAACGCTTACGCCGTCGACGAATAGTTAAGAACTCAATCCGAAAACGGTGGCGCATCATGGTGAATTCTTGAGAGCATTTCTCGCGCGCGGAGTGCCTCCCAACGCTGATACTGATCCCTCTTCGATGGATCGGGATCGACGAAGCCCTGTAACCAAAAGCGAAACCAATCCAGATTTCCCTCCTGCGCTATGCGTCGAACGGACGGTTGCGCGACCAGATGAGCCTTCGTGTTTAACACGATCATTTCCGCAGGCTGCTTTCCCAGCCACAGCCGGCAATACGGCTCCCACATCTCGAGGATTCCAGAATCCACGCGGGAAACGATGCGCAGTGGAGTTCGAATGTCTCCCGTGTTGAACTCTGGAGAGTTCTTCAACCAAGCACCCATTCCAGGCTCCAGCAGAGGACCTCCCGCGAGGTTCTCTTGATCGCGAATGAAGGACTCGCTGCCTGCTGCGTCCACAAGGTATGCCATGTAGCCAACGTTGATGCCGTCCGTGATGGAAGCTGCAGCGAAGCGCACATCTTTGCTCACCAAAGCCTTCATTACGTACGACACAGTCCGGCTGAAGCCGATTAACCCCACACGGTCTGCATCTGCTCCTTCCTCTGCTGACAACTGTTCGATCGCGGCCCTGTATTCGGAGACGTTGCAGGACATTTCGGTCACCGTAGAACGCTCCGGGCAATCCTTGACTTGAAGAACCATGATCCCTGCGGCAGCGAGTTCCTCCGCGACGAAAACACTCGGGAAGTTGCCGCTCGGCATGAAGTCACTGTTGTCGAAACCATGCGTCTGGATCACGAGCGGATAATGAACGCCAGGTTGGTATCCGATGGGCCGGAAGAGCAGTCCATTCCAGTTCTTATCGCCATCGCTCCATCGATAGTCTTCCACCGTTCCCATGTGCACTGACTTGAGTTGTGGGTTGGGATCGAAGATGATCGATTGCGCCTCATCGCCACTGGCTGTTCGAACAAGTACAGGACTGTGGAGGGTACTCTGAACGATTTCAAATCTCTGTGGCACGCTTGCGACAGCAGTGCGCGCCGTTGCCTTCCAACGTCCGTCTGGCGACCGAGTGTAGTGTTCAAACCAACGTGTTCCGGAAGATTCCGTCTCCAGCTCAAGCGAAGGACTTTCTCCATTCTGGTTCAGCAACCGCGCAGAAAACAGCCGCGCATACCCATCTTCGTGGGTAGTCCCGAAGTTTCGTTTTGAGGGTCGAACACAACTCAGCGCGAATGACTTCATCTCCACGATTGACGAGCAGGGGCGATTGTCAGGAGTCAGGGGGCGATCCGCAAATGTCGACGGAAGAAACACGAAACGACTATCGGACGACCAGGTAATGCCAGCAAGACGATTCTCGGTCCAATCCAATCGAAAAGCATCTGGGCCACCCGCAAGAGGCTTAATGCTACCGCTCGCGGTATTGATGGCCACATACTCGCCAAGCAGCCCCCAGTTCACAATCTGATTGAGGTCCTGAACGCCGGGACGAAGAGGATGCGGTGCTCCCGGATACGCGAGCGGATAGCGTGTGACCCATTCCTGCGGAATGTTGTCGTAGGGGCGAACCGTCGCAATCCAGGCCCCGTCCGGAGAGATGCTCAGGTTGAGGGTGCCGTCTGCCAATATCCGCAGTGGCTTATGGCTCTCAGGGTCGACGATCCGCTGTTCGTGTCCTTCACGAACGGACCACAGGTCTGTTCGTGAAGCAACGGTATCCGATCCGGGATAAAGAACATGTGTGAGCATCGCATTGCCCACAACGCGTGCAGGCTTATGCACTTCTCTGGCCTGACGGTCCACAATCTCTTGCGCGGGTGACGTGTAGACGAAGTGCTTCTCATCCGCGATGTCGAACGAGATGATGTCCCGGTCGCCGTTGGTGAGTTTGCGGACGCGTTGCTTCGAAGGGTCGGCGAGGTATAGCTCTCGCTTCCCGTCAGCCGTCCATTTCAGAAACGCGACTTCTTCTCCTCGTGTCCATCGAAGTTGCGTAACGGTGGCATCCATCTGGTTGATGGGAACGACACTCTCTTCCACGATCCAATCCGGATGCACGTCGGAGAGTGGGGTGGATGGCTGTGGATGCAGAAGTCTCTCGTTGCGGTAGAAGCGCAACTGATCATGGAGGCGATCGTCTCGTTCATCGGCGCGAACTGTATGAACGCAAAGCCATCGACCATCCGGAGATTCCTGAACCGCACGGTCACGCTCCTCTCCCCAGATCGTGCCAAATCGAACGATGCTGATGTCGTCGCTCACAGTCAACGTGTGCTCTTGGGCATACAGCGTCAAGATGCACAAATTCAGACACACTGCGGCAAGAAGCCTGCGCAGGCTTCGATTAGTCATTGCATTGTCCTCGGGATGGTGCGTTAGAAACTGAGCTTCAACATGAATTGGAACGAACGAGGTCCGCCATTTTGATAGAGCGAGTTCAGCCCACCGAGCGTTGCGTTGAGCGTCTGGTAGCTTCTGCCAAACTGGGTGGCACCATAGGAGAGTTGGTTGTAGATGGCGCCGAACTGCGGATGATTCGTCAGGTTGAAAGCCTCACCTCGAAATTGGAGATGAAGACGGTCGACGAGAGCGAAGTCTCTTCGTACCGCAGCATCGAGTTGCGCCGCTGAGAATCCCTGAAACGCGTTGCGGGCGACATTTCCCTGCTGCCCGCTGGGCGCGGCGGCGAACGCTGCGTAGTTCAGAATGCGGCCGCCGGGATAGGCACCATGCAGATAGATTGGCTGACCCGCGACGTAGTTGGGAAAGTACTGCGTGTATTGTCCAGATTGCGTATTGAGCGACTGCGCACCAATCACACTCAGGGGAAGCGCAGTGCGAGCCTGCAACCGCAGATCAAGGCCCCATCCACTGCTCAACTTTCCTAGCACTCCAGTTGTCGACGCACCCGGAATGTCCCAAGTCATCGCAGCCTGGAGCGATTGGCGGATGTCAAAGTCGGAGTTGGATCGTTGCAGTTGATAAACGATCAGATTGCTGGAAGCGTTATCGATGGAGTGCGACCACGTATAGGATCCCAGCAACTGCAAGCCTTTGCGAACGGACCGCTGCACCTTTGCCTGGAGCGAGTTGTATCCAGAAGATGCACTGCCCTTGATGAGATAGAGAAGACCACCGGAAGAGAAGTTCGTATTGCCCAACGATGCTGGATAGTACTGGTACCGGGTGAGCAAGCGATGACCCGAAGACCCGACGTATCCCAGAGTGAATGTCGTGTGATTGTCGATTCCCTGCTCCACCGCCGCAGAATATTGGTACGAGAATGGCAATCGCAGGTTTGGATCAAAGCCGGTGACAACTCCGCTGTAGGGTGTGGTGACACTTGGGGCAGGTAGCGACAGTTGTTCCGAGTTCAGCGGGTACGGGACATTGGTTAAGGTCTTGCTGGCCTTGTATCCCACACCACCATAACCGGTACTGCCCTGCATCGTTCCAGTGTCGTAGAAAGTCCCGCCGCCAAGACGCACGACCGTATTGCGGACGTTGCCAGGATATGCCTGCCACGCCAAGCCCAAGCGAGGAGCGATCCCCGTCCAATCTGTCTTCCACAAAGACGTGCCATAGGGAGCAACCGCAATCGATTTCAAGTCCGTGATCTGAGACACGGTGTAGGGCTGAGAGGTTCCCCGATCATGGGGCGCAGAATTGATGTCCCAACGAACACCCGCAGAGATCGAAAGATGGCTTGTGGCTTTCCACTCGTCCTGGAGGTACGCGGCAAAGTTGTCATATCGGGGCAGCCCTTCAATGGGCGAATTCTGGGCGACCACGGTCGTTGCAGGTGTGTTTGATAGCACTTGGGCCATCGTTGTGAAGGTCGGCTCTTCTTCCACAGACAGTGGATAGAGGGTTGAATCGATCTGACGCCAATCGATGCCTGCCTTGAACGTATGCGTTCGGAACAACCACGTGTGACTATCCGTGATGTTCAATTGCTCTTGTTCTGATGGCACCGAGTAGAGATTGAAGATGGTGTAGTTCGCAAACGAAAACGTAGCCGACAGAACTCCACCACTTGCGGGAAACGATCCACCATTCGGACCAGGGAGCGTCGACAAGTTTAAGGGAGTA of the Terriglobus sp. TAA 43 genome contains:
- a CDS encoding lasso peptide biosynthesis B2 protein → MVHVLKAYCLLIRWDIFMKRHSFLELYEAIRSLPTSPRPASTTVSDSLYDAVEVACALYPKQVLCLQRSCVLTRMCRSRGLAAQLTIGSQRRPFRAHAWVTLEGEIIRDRLAQREAFLILEVC
- a CDS encoding phosphotransferase; the encoded protein is MHSLRAKYDLLILHKATRTVAVLRANPTQLPSVEVSNHLRPALAVTESALSTLGIQVLVLSWHARLDKAYLAIVELLSSPETLPVKLRFLEEHEFASWLDADTLALFSDAHGPTVARLNPYAQVGWIDTFQTLYWHAEMTEIRQLNCGNRFSLFRFSSEARQYWFKGVGDPNTHEFALTKLLAQYAPERTAPTELFIDDWNAWISKEVVGVPLREVHDIEVWSHALEDLASIQIATQDHLRQFQQAGARSLRNLDILRCLPELMEESRVAMEAQTSSRAPRLSDGDLRELSMQITTLLNRFEDLQIPNRLIHCDLGSGNVLMGNNGATFLDWAESYIGAPVISAELLLASAECLEPRCVTRLRENYVARLHPDLSEINRQVVVSIMPVLGPLATAVIGWRHNQRVQRRDRFWPILRSLMRRIQCSIAEEPPGVSRFTTGAPQDIRMDHHA
- a CDS encoding TonB-dependent receptor is translated as MKRRIAVLGLCLVPTVCRAQSTNATISGGVTDSAGKLIPGADVLIQNDGTGLVYSAKTNDVGMYLVPVLPPGHYHVQVTKPGFQTIIKADVVLNVQSAVALNFSLRIGAASESVTVKAQGTQINTVDGLVSTVVEHDFVEKMPLNGRSFQSLLTLAPGVFQVPVAPQSTAASYSGEIVVNGMRSESNYFTVDGVSANTSASPGQFGTGAAVSGNASSVTALGSTQSLVSVDDLEEFRSNTSTFSAEFGRSPGGNFSLSTRSGTQSFHGSLYDYLRNDVLDANNWFNDYYGYPKGKERQNDFGGTLGGPVPFLTRGSRTPDTFFFLSYEGARLRTPQAVSQVLVPTDTLRSSSPAALQPLLNAFPRPNYGIGTRTDGFAYYLQSVSFPSSLDNISGRVDHAFRKGVNAFVRFASTPSQSTTYSAAVRTETQIRNKGLTTGLDLAISGSQSNQLRFNWTHVEAPVSLTSTNLGGATPLNLSTLPGPNGGSFPASGGVLSATFSFANYTIFNLYSVPSEQEQLNITDSHTWLFRTHTFKAGIDWRQIDSTLYPLSVEEEPTFTTMAQVLSNTPATTVVAQNSPIEGLPRYDNFAAYLQDEWKATSHLSISAGVRWDINSAPHDRGTSQPYTVSQITDLKSIAVAPYGTSLWKTDWTGIAPRLGLAWQAYPGNVRNTVVRLGGGTFYDTGTMQGSTGYGGVGYKASKTLTNVPYPLNSEQLSLPAPSVTTPYSGVVTGFDPNLRLPFSYQYSAAVEQGIDNHTTFTLGYVGSSGHRLLTRYQYYPASLGNTNFSSGGLLYLIKGSASSGYNSLQAKVQRSVRKGLQLLGSYTWSHSIDNASSNLIVYQLQRSNSDFDIRQSLQAAMTWDIPGASTTGVLGKLSSGWGLDLRLQARTALPLSVIGAQSLNTQSGQYTQYFPNYVAGQPIYLHGAYPGGRILNYAAFAAAPSGQQGNVARNAFQGFSAAQLDAAVRRDFALVDRLHLQFRGEAFNLTNHPQFGAIYNQLSYGATQFGRSYQTLNATLGGLNSLYQNGGPRSFQFMLKLSF
- a CDS encoding asparagine synthetase B; the protein is MSAIAGIFRRDIRERVDGDNLRDLEKAIMFLGPDEGSSRALGPVGLIHRALNTRTDATVSQPFRRGTAWIVFDGYLSNRDELLNRFGHTSREDPTDVDLVLSCHEKWGLNAFERIEGAFAFCVWEMATQRLFLARDPMGIRPLFLRSDPHQHVWCSALEPLVLGANRTLTLNCKHVHKLFTSQPCLDTTCYEEILAVPPGMVVALRPESVPIRRRFWSLAATEPIRLHSDADYEEQFRLHLTRSVSQCLRSRTTVTAELSGGLDSSTIVCIADRIRGNENQSLIETISYFDTDEPSGDERPYIAMVEQQRDKVGQHISFADFRRLHQSTELQPLTTPFQASPGRFAHNLQRQSIIHQALRDLNSRVLLSGLGGDEFLGGVPYGAPEIADHLFAYRFVAGAKSLLAWSIARQQTIWSCWEEVSALLRAQRLPTSMLESPETAFPWLLQQRSSETGVFTEFSDWPALTPSQLTYEWLRSKLASQFTIAGTPLFGGTETRYPLLDLSLFRFLASIPRDQVLRAGERRRLQRRALHGIVPAGILTRRTKWFGLREAHELLRSESANEVLAQDWLTSGLFFDMKLLRQAHRNIVTGNPGPALPLQMAIALEQWLRKQVEQGTIATPTPRSA